Genomic DNA from Prunus persica cultivar Lovell chromosome G1, Prunus_persica_NCBIv2, whole genome shotgun sequence:
GAATAACCAtacaataaatttgaaaaatatgctTGATAGCATCATTTGACCAAAGAGAAACAGAAATTTAATTCCATTGAAAGAGCCATTTCAGATGAGTCCGTGAATTAATCAAGCGCACCTGTGCAGGCTCAGAAAATGTTTCTAGCTCTTTGGAAATCAAATCAGCCATTGACTTAATATAGCCTTCACGTTGATACCATGAGTTTATAATAGAAACAGGCAACCTTGATAGGTAGGCGTCTTTCCTGCAAGTGGGCTAACATTCAGGAAAAATTGAACAATGTATAAAAATGTATGTAGTTACATAAATTGACAGTGAAATGTCACCTGAAAATATCTTGGAGCACACGAATGCTTGATCCGGTTGTAGAGATAGAAAATTGAGGATATAGAGGTAACACAACAAGCCTGGTTATTCTGTCTTTCTTAATCTGCGAAAGGTAATGGAAGAAATTTCAGTTATTTGATTCACTCAAATAGAAGATAGATGTATAGATTGAAGACTTTTAGGTGACAATTCTATCTTTTCACATCATTTACATTAACCAAATCAAGTAGCTTACTCCTTGGAAGTATTAATATATGATATGTGTGTTATACATGTAGAAATTAAAGACTCACTTGCTGAACTGCTTCCTCAGTGAATGGGTACCAGTAACGCATTCCCACGTAGACATTTACAGGCAAGTCTTTTGACTTCAAAGCCTTTTTGAGTTCATTTGCCTGTAAAAAGTAGCAAAAACCATGTAAGTgcgaaaataaaagaacaaaccaacaaatagtctatttaataataattcttGCAGAGCAgttattcttttctttggtaAGGAAACAAGACAGATTAtacaaacaaaactaaaggAAACATTTCAACCGGACAAGTCATGTATCTGCTCTACCTGCTCATCTGTTATTTTTCGCAACGGTGAACCACCTCCAATAGCAGCATAcccttctttgcttttgggagCTCGAAGCACAGAAATTAATTTTGCCAATGGTTGCTggagaaactgaaacaacctTGGGAGCCGGATGATATCCTGGTTCACACAACATGGCAATTTATCAGTAAAAGTGTGTAAACAACTAATGGGGACACAGACTAGGCAAGTAAGCTTGAGTAGAACATACCGGATCCGCAAATAGATTGAACAAAAATGGTTGAACATCTTGAAGCGTCTCTGGCCCTCCAAGATTGAGGAGGAGGACTCCCACTTTCTCTTCCGCAGTATGGGAATGAGATTCTACCGTCCCAGCGTAAGTGTATACACCCGCAGGACATAATGTTTCCCCAACAGGGCTTTTCTTACAAGAATGTGATACCCCAAACATGTCTCCTTTATCGCTTGGCGTAGAGCACGAAACCGTGAGCTGTTTCGGAAGTCGCAATCTCTTGGATGAATGGCAAGAGTCAAATCCAAGGGATCTCGAGGAAGAGCACGACCTGCCACTAAATACATATACACATTTACTCAATATCTCAGCTCAACAGAAACTCCGAAACTTTTaaaccaaaacccaattgCCATAACTCAAAGCTTCTATTTGGTGGTTGTAAAAACGTAAACTTTTAATACGATTTTCCGGGAAACAAGAAAGCCATAGAAGAGAAAGCTTACGCTCAAGAAATTGAAGGACTTTCTtgcataatttatataaatatatgaatcTAATACCATAAAAGAGCCAACTTTACTGatccaaacacaaaaacacaGACAATTTTTTACGATCGGAGGGCTTACATCGATAATTTATGATCCGAATGGGAAAGCTTCATTTGGGGAAGAACCCCGGAGCATGAGGTGGCGTTCATGGCGTTTGGcgtccaaaaaataaacacaaactTTTCTCAGAACCTTGAAGCGTAACAGAAACGTCTCAGCACTTCTTTAACAAAGTCGCTACCCTCTCTGTCTCTTAACTACTCTACTACCTACCTTCTCACTCTGCTACTAATTCTAATTTTTGGTTGAATACGTGTTTGAATAATTGGACCAAAAACTAACGAATACGTGTTTGAAGACTTCAACCCCCACGTCAGCGAGTCTAACCAAAAGGCGGTTGCCATTGTTTACCCTTTTTTTACCTGGAAGTTCGCCGTCACGTGACGTCACGTGTTGAAATAGTTGGGCCTGGGAAAGCTCAAAATGATGTGTTTAGCCCAATATAAAAGTCAGGCCCAACTATTTCAACACGTGGGCTTTGAAAGTGGGCTTTGACTTGATGCTTCTTCCTCGTACACGTTTAGGGTTAGGCATCAGCACCTATAAATTCGTAGTTAGCTCAGTCCCTCATGCCTCTTCTCTTCCATATCTGCCTACTTTTCCATCTGGAACTCAAAAGCTGCCTGCAATTGTTCTCCGTTACTTGGATTACAGTGTTGTATGAACGCTTCTTGgtaattaaatttcatttgaattatatatatttgttttgggttCTGGTTTCTGGGTTGTGGGTTGTGTTTGTTTTCAGAAATTGAAACCGGGGCTCCATATTCGAGTCAACAGCAGGCGCCCATATTGGTGGCGACCCGACTGCCGCTTGGAGCCGATAGTAAAATTATAGTAGTGGGTGAAGATCCTTGAAACTCAAACCCAGTTTGTTTCATGACACAATATCCACTATAcattttttcatctctctgctgttttatttattattttattttatttttcttaaaataatttgttatgattgcattttttttaactgGTAAGGTAAAAGTGAAGTAGGAAGAAGTGAATTTTGGCACTCCAGTCAGACACGGGTGTTTGTTACTGAATTACAATAACAATCAACCTTTTGCATGGTGCCTATAAAGAGCTACTTATCACGATTGGAGGAAAGCCATTCATTTTCCACGCTTTCCTTCAAATTCAAAGCAGCTAAATCTTCTTAAGTATTTTCTGGTCTAGCTTTCAGTACATCAAgcaaattggtttttttttttttaaattacaatctgttgggttttgattctTTTGGGTCCCTGAAAACAATGGGTTAAAGACCATAATAATGTTGAATCACCAGAAGCAGAGATTAAAGAAGCCTCCCtgtaaatgaaaataatgaaagaGTGTTTTGGGCTCTAAATATACGAGTCAACAGCAAGAACCAATTAAATTCCATGGTGCCTTGACTGCCGCTTGGAGCCAATATGATATTTGCCAATAGAAATTGTTTAGCTTGAAATGCTCTCTGGTTTCATGCTACAATCTTTGGCTACATTCATTCATGATTCAACGTCTCACTTCTCATAATGGGTTAAAATTGTAGTTTCAGTGGTTGGATTTGATGCCTTGTTCAATTGTTTTGTGATGCCTTGTCTAATTTGCTGTTTCGATGTTTGTGTGGTTGCAGCCTTGCAGATTGCATGTTAGACCCGTGATTATCTACAAAAGGCttgacaaacaaaaacaaccatGAGGTGAAGACTTGTTCAAGATTTCGAATTATTCTAACGGTCCGACAGTTGTGTTGAACGTGATGTCACTCCATGATTCATCGGCATCGGATTCACTTTTGGATTTTCCGAAGAGTCAAGAGTCACCAATCCAAAAGGAGCTGAGGCCTATTGGCCGAAAGGTGGCTAAGGCGAAGAGAAGGAGTAATTCTTGCAATAATACATCAAaaattttggaggaaattgtgAGGCATGGcgccatgagaattgaaatagaCATACGCGCCCAAGCAAACGAGAGGACAATTCAAgaagaatatgcaaaagaaagggagtatatacgcaaaaaaaatattgacaaGCAAGACCGGGAAACTATGGCTATgaatacaagccatatgtcccctgaaacaaaacaattttggaagttagaacgaagggatgttatgagaagaagactcttCCGTGAggatggacctagcaacacggattggttaaatgatcaaaatcattaagttagtttgcttgccttttatttcattgtattttaatgttttgtattaaagtagttgtaattcatgtattttatttaattagtagtaattctaaattacttgtattggttttctttgagtgaataaagaaagcattcaagaaaatacatttttattcaacacatttcatacatcaaacaaaatataattttaaaaaaaccacaatcaaagcataattaaaaaaaaaaatcacaaccaaagtttaattaaaaataaaacataaacaaggcataaataaaaatattctaaaagttaattatttaggtttaaaaaaaaaaaaaccaaaagtaaaTAGTATTTGTTCTTCGCTATGACAATATGTGAAAACACACATTGCTTTTTgcaagggcagccactattcatgtaaaTAGTGTCTTCCCTAGCCCCCcccttgccctttgccatggcaaataggTGAAAATGCTCTTATGTACTTGCAAACAAAATGGacgaaataaaaagaatttgagTTTCAGTCAATCATGCTCGTTTTATCATTGCCATCAAGTCTGTAGAGTTCCCAGCGAAGAGGAATTATTCAATAACAACTTACCAACAAAACCTAAATATCGGCACATATCGCCAATGATTCAGGCAAAGCAACAATAAGTTCATTATCAGAAAGGTTGTTTACATCATTGTGTAGTTTGAAGTCCTAGGTTTCAAACGCATCACTTTAATCTATATTATCATAACAGACTAAGGTCTGGAGCAGACAAAGGGATGAAGAAAGTACAGCTGCAACCAACAAAATCCACCTCAAGACTtctcttttcagattttttggATTTAAATACTAGTACAGTCATGATTTAAAATTTAAGAATTCATAATCACAGGACATCGGTTTCTAAGATGGCACTGATTGAAGAATGATCAGGAGTCATTAATCAGGTTCTGGTGTACATAAGAGCAAGTCCAGCAGTGGGAGCTGGACTCGGGCTGGGGGGGATTTGGGCAAAAAACGGAGGTCCAGCAGAGAAGAAGCAGCCCGGGCGAGCGTGGGGTCCACCAAACAGGGCAGGCCCGAAGGCGATTTCGGTCCGAGCTCGGGCCCGAGGTGGATGACGTCATTGCTGACGCCAGCGTGACGTCAACCCTTAcggattcaaattttttttaccgttggcgcgtgcacgcgccaacgttaaaaaaaatttcgaattCACCGCTACAGTAGCCGCCAACGGCTacttgacacgtggcagcctCTGGTCGCTCCGATtcgaattttttcttcaatccaacggcatccaatttttctgcaataaaaaattgaaaaaaaatcgaatttttttttaaaaaatacacaaa
This window encodes:
- the LOC18788392 gene encoding ferrochelatase-2, chloroplastic, with the translated sequence MNATSCSGVLPQMKLSHSDHKLSIGRSCSSSRSLGFDSCHSSKRLRLPKQLTVSCSTPSDKGDMFGVSHSCKKSPVGETLCPAGVYTYAGTVESHSHTAEEKVGVLLLNLGGPETLQDVQPFLFNLFADPDIIRLPRLFQFLQQPLAKLISVLRAPKSKEGYAAIGGGSPLRKITDEQANELKKALKSKDLPVNVYVGMRYWYPFTEEAVQQIKKDRITRLVVLPLYPQFSISTTGSSIRVLQDIFRKDAYLSRLPVSIINSWYQREGYIKSMADLISKELETFSEPAQVMIFFSAHGVPESYVKDAGDPYKDQMEECIFLIMKELKSRGINNEHTLAYQSRVGPVQWLKPYTDEVLVELGQKGVKSLLAVPVSFVSEHIETLEEIDMEYKELALESGIENWGRVPALGCTPSFIMDLADAVIEAAPLAKPMSTPRTTSEEVDHDPARYAIKLFFGSFLAFILFFSPKMIMAFRNHLI